From a region of the Paenibacillus sp. R14(2021) genome:
- a CDS encoding GntR family transcriptional regulator — METFSFKEQKPTSLRHRVTDEIRNAILTGQLKPGDRLREIAISKEMGVSRGPIREAIRTLEQEGLLHSSPYKETVVAEFSKEEVIEVLIPIRLTIELFAIRSGLSRMSDEDFMHMNRFVEGMKEAAAQKDLARIVDYDISFHEYLIQASRASNIINIWSSIVNRIRLHFFVQGPMYHDQNQIYEEHAVLLQAMQAKDVEQTCQLMKAHIYDENVTILQNAGHEPTAAGSDTV; from the coding sequence ATGGAAACATTCAGCTTTAAAGAGCAGAAGCCAACCTCGCTGCGACACCGGGTAACGGATGAAATCCGCAATGCGATTCTAACTGGCCAACTGAAACCGGGCGACCGGCTGCGGGAAATTGCGATTTCAAAGGAAATGGGTGTTAGCCGCGGCCCGATTCGGGAAGCGATACGCACGCTGGAGCAGGAGGGTCTCCTCCATTCCTCCCCTTACAAGGAAACGGTCGTAGCGGAATTCTCCAAGGAAGAAGTTATCGAAGTGTTGATCCCTATCCGGCTGACGATCGAGCTATTCGCCATCCGTTCCGGGCTATCGCGAATGAGCGATGAGGATTTCATGCATATGAACCGATTTGTCGAGGGTATGAAGGAAGCAGCCGCGCAGAAGGATTTGGCGCGAATTGTCGATTACGACATTTCGTTCCACGAATATTTGATTCAAGCGTCCCGCGCGAGCAACATCATCAATATATGGTCGAGCATTGTCAATCGGATCCGGCTGCACTTCTTCGTCCAGGGACCGATGTATCATGACCAGAATCAGATCTACGAGGAGCATGCGGTGCTGCTGCAGGCGATGCAAGCGAAGGACGTCGAACAGACCTGCCAACTGATGAAGGCTCATATTTATGACGAGAACGTTACGATCTTGCAGAATGCCGGGCACGAACCGACCGCAGCCGGCAGCGATACGGTGTAA
- a CDS encoding mandelate racemase/muconate lactonizing enzyme family protein produces the protein MKITDVQVLYLKLPQIDATRCDGTQDTLIVRVRTDEGIDGIGEIDSVPVVARSIINAPPSHAIATGLKDLLIGEDPFEIERLWDKMYMGALYYGRSGPVLHAMSGIDIALWDIIGKASGRSTAQMLGGVYRQEIKAYASLLMPDTIAEAAKLAETYMNHGYKAIKFGWGPIGRVSKAFDIELVRTLRSVIGDENDLMIDVGHVWDVKHAIRMAQEFARYGVHWLEEPLPPDDLTGYMQLSQAADIYIAAGEQESGRRAFDRLLREGGVDILQPDLGRCGGLTEARKIAYMAYDNNRRIVPHAFKTGVLVAASTHFAASIPHGDLIEYTRSESPLARHVVANPLSFKDGYIQLPNGPGLGIELDEDIVKKYLAH, from the coding sequence ATGAAAATCACCGATGTTCAAGTTCTCTATCTCAAGCTACCGCAAATCGATGCTACGCGCTGCGACGGCACGCAGGACACGCTGATTGTCCGTGTCCGGACCGATGAGGGGATCGATGGAATCGGCGAGATCGATTCAGTGCCCGTTGTCGCCCGTTCTATTATTAACGCCCCGCCGTCACATGCCATCGCTACCGGGCTGAAGGACTTGCTTATTGGAGAAGATCCATTCGAAATCGAGCGGCTGTGGGACAAAATGTATATGGGCGCTCTTTATTACGGACGTTCAGGCCCCGTGCTCCATGCGATGAGCGGCATAGATATTGCCCTATGGGACATTATCGGCAAGGCCTCTGGCCGGTCGACGGCACAGATGCTGGGCGGTGTTTACCGGCAGGAGATCAAGGCATACGCGAGCCTGCTTATGCCAGATACGATTGCTGAAGCCGCGAAGCTGGCCGAGACGTACATGAACCACGGCTACAAAGCGATCAAGTTCGGCTGGGGGCCGATCGGGCGGGTGTCGAAGGCGTTCGACATCGAGCTGGTCCGAACGCTTCGTTCGGTCATTGGGGATGAGAACGACCTGATGATCGACGTGGGTCACGTATGGGATGTGAAGCATGCGATCCGGATGGCTCAGGAGTTCGCCCGGTACGGCGTGCACTGGTTGGAGGAGCCGCTGCCTCCGGATGATTTGACCGGCTACATGCAGTTATCCCAGGCGGCTGACATTTATATCGCGGCCGGGGAGCAGGAAAGCGGAAGACGGGCATTCGACCGACTGCTGCGCGAAGGCGGAGTCGACATTTTACAGCCCGATCTTGGACGCTGCGGCGGACTGACGGAAGCTCGGAAAATTGCTTATATGGCTTATGACAACAATCGCAGAATCGTTCCGCACGCCTTCAAAACCGGTGTTCTTGTGGCGGCAAGCACGCATTTCGCGGCCAGTATTCCTCATGGAGATTTGATCGAGTACACACGATCGGAATCACCACTCGCGAGACATGTCGTTGCGAATCCGCTTTCATTCAAGGACGGCTACATCCAGCTCCCCAATGGTCCCGGTCTGGGCATTGAGCTTGACGAGGACATCGTGAAGAAGTATCTAGCACATTGA